In Triticum aestivum cultivar Chinese Spring chromosome 5B, IWGSC CS RefSeq v2.1, whole genome shotgun sequence, the following proteins share a genomic window:
- the LOC123117180 gene encoding BTB/POZ and MATH domain-containing protein 3-like → MAEQCKISAAMVYEERSYARSYVLKVDGYSRVKAFLETGKCLASAPFSVGGNDWTVECYPNGDNRIHAHYISLFLRLESADAGDVKAKFTLSLLDKNGQPVPSYSRASPVLTFSKKDSCLGYPDFFKKADLEASAHLRDDCLTIRCDVTVIHGEETRIPPSDLHQHLGDLLENKDATDLIFQVGAHSFSAHRCVLAARSSVFKAELLGAMKESSAANPIEIYDVEADVFKSLLHFIYTDSVPPVFGVVMASHLLVAADRYNIGRLKMICEEKLCTHIDSNMVATSLALAEQHGFHRLKEACLQFLASPSNFKAMMASDGFEHLTSSCPHVLKELVARILPAEWGVILEALHNGEIPSTGYLVEILKKAILERCLKVYKEKLEDLGPPVLVEKLQQIHEVANVQYLISLQQIESVTSGMSLILH, encoded by the exons ATGGCAGAGCAATGCAAGATTTCTGCTGCCATGGTATATGAGGAAAGGTCATATGCGCGGTCATACGTGCTCAAGGTAGATGGATACTCCAGAGTCAAGGCGTTTCTCGAGACCGGCAAGTGCCTTGCCTCTGCCCCTTTCAGTGTTGGAGGGAACGACTGGACCGTGGAATGTTACCCAAACGGTGACAATAGGATTCATGCCCATTACATATCCCTTTTTCTACGTCTTGAATCTGCTGATGCTGGAGATGTGAAGGCGAAATTCACGCTCAGTCTACTTGACAAGAATGGACAACCGGTGCCTTCATACAGCCGTGCCTCCCCTGTACTAACCTTCTCAAAGAAAGATTCATGCTTGGGCTACCCTGATTTCTTCAAGAAGGCTGATCTGGAGGCATCGGCACATCTAAGAGACGACTGTCTCACCATCAGGTGCGATGTCACCGTCATCCACGGGGAAGAAACAAGGATTCCTCCAAGCGACCTGCACCAGCACCTCGGTGACCTCCTCGAGAATAAGGATGCAACAGACCTAATATTTCAAGTCGGTGCACATAGTTTCTCAGCCCACAGGTGCGTCCTCGCTGCTCGGTCATCCGTCTTCAAGGCGGAGCTCCTTGGCGCTATGAAGGAGAGTTCTGCAGCTAATCCTATTGAAATCTATGACGTGGAAGCTGATGTTTTCAAGTCCTTGCTTCACTTCATATACACCGACTCCGTTCCTCCAGTGTTTGGTGTGGTCATGGCCAGCCATCTACTTGTTGCGGCTGACAGGTACAACATCGGCAGGCTGAAGATGATATGCGAGGAGAAATTGTGCACTCACATCGATTCCAACATGGTGGCCACCAGCTTGGCTTTAGCAGAGCAGCATGGTTTCCATCGTCTCAAAGAGGCTTGTTTGCAATTCCTTGCTTCTCCTTCCAATTTCAAAGCTATGATGGCAAGCGACGGTTTTGAGCATCTGACATCCAGCTGCCCACATGTTCTCAAGGAGCTTGTAGCTAGAATCCTTCCGGCTGAATGGGGGGTG ATTCTTGAAGCTTTGCATAATGGAGAGATTCCATCAACGGGATATCTTGTTGAAATTTTGAAAAAGGCTATTCTTGAACGCTGTTTAAAGGTGTATAAGGAAAAACTGGAGGACTTAGGTCCACCTGTATTGGTAGAGAAACTGCAGCAAATTCATGAGGTGGCAAATGTTCAGTACTTAATAAGCCTCCAGCAAATAGAATCAGTCACCTCTGGTATGTCCTTAATACTCCATTAG
- the LOC123117181 gene encoding BTB/POZ and MATH domain-containing protein 3, with protein MPKLIFRLAPRMAEHCKISVAMVAESEERPYARSYVFKVDGYSRAKALLKNGEYLTSEPFSVGGHDWVMTYYPNGSKICPDDISLFLHLHPAGAEDVKAKFTFSLLDENGEPVPSYTRAHDDIHIFSRKAPNWGYHNLMKKAKLERSGHLTNDCLTIGCHVTVVQEILGKEETRASPASDLHRHLGDLLESKDAADLTFQVGGEIFHAHRCILATRSSVFKAELLGGMEESSGSLIEIRDMEPDVFEALLHFIYTEKVSPVIDVVMASHLLVAADRYNIGSLKQICEDKLCCHIDSNMVATSLAIAEQHGFHGLKEACLRFLASPSNLEAMMASNGYEHLKSSCPSVLKELIARILPAKWNVAKDIIMEL; from the coding sequence ATGCCTAAGCTGATCTTCCGTCTTGCTCCCAGAATGGCAGAGCATTGCAAGATCTCTGTTGCCATGGTAGCTGAATCTGAGGAAAGGCCATATGCGCGATCATACGTGTTCAAGGTGGATGGATACTCAAGAGCCAAGGCGCTACTCAAGAACGGCGAGTACCTAACCTCTGAACCTTTCAGTGTTGGAGGCCACGACTGGGTCATGACCTATTACCCAAACGGCAGCAAGATTTGTCCGGACGACATATCACTTTTTCTACATCTTCACCCCGCCGGTGCCGAAGATGTGAAGGCGAAATTCACGTTCAGTCTACTTGACGAGAACGGAGAACCGGTGCCTTCATACACCCGTGCCCACGACGATATACATATATTCTCAAGGAAAGCTCCAAATTGGGGCTACCATAACCTAATGAAGAAGGCTAAGCTGGAAAGATCGGGGCATCTGACAAACGACTGTCTCACCATCGGATGCCATGTCACCGTCGTGCAGGAGATCCTCGGCAAAGAAGAAACAAGGGCTTCTCCAGCAAGCGACTTGCACCGGCATCTTGGTGATCTCCTCGAGAGCAAAGATGCAGCAGACCTGACATTTCAAGTAGGCGGAGAGATATTCCATGCTCATAGGTGTATCCTAGCCACTCGGTCATCTGTCTTCAAGGCGGAGCTCCTCGGCGGCATGGAGGAGAGTTCTGGTAGTCTCATTGAAATTCGTGACATGGAACCTGATGTGTTCGAGGCCTTGCTCCATTTCATATACACCGAAAAAGTTTCTCCCGTGATTGATGTGGTGATGGCCAGCCATCTACTCGTAGCAGCGGATAGGTACAACATTGGTAGCCTGAAGCAGATATGCGAGGATAAATTGTGTTGTCATATTGATTCAAACATGGTGGCAACTAGTTTAGCTATAGCTGAGCAACATGGTTTCCATGGTCTCAAAGAAGCTTGCTTACGGTTCCTTGCTTCTCCATCCAATTTGGAGGCGATGATGGCAAGCAACGGTTATGAGCATCTCAAGTCCAGTTGTCCGTCTGTTCTCAAGGAGCTCATAGCTAGAATACTCCCGGCTAAATGGAACGTGGCAAAGGATATTATCATGGAACTTTAG
- the LOC123117182 gene encoding GDSL esterase/lipase At5g03610-like: MNLPAIACALLLLLHLNVSPVASSRPQPQGLGKGRHHDHNGHSGNDGHQHHHSDDYNGYSFYVFGDSFADNGNLVKMNPLSELNRQWRPPYRANGRFSNSMVESDFIASMLGQMKSPPAHSLTRKVGPAGLNFAAGGSGVYDVPHTHTLARQIHTFHKLVKDGDIHQERLASKSVALVAVSGNDYARLPADTKSFAEVDDFAKNVAEEIAANVRRLKDIGMQKVLVNNLFPFGCAPSQTRAYNHTRCNERRNLAATLHNHHHAKKLADMEDVLVVDLNAAFSMVLRDDGSVDIANLFREKLVPCCESTDPKGYCGQVDPETLDPLYDVCDEPHVFFFWDEMNPTMVGWQAVMGPLDFPIRKFLGLVK, translated from the exons ATGAATCTCCCGGCGATCGCCTGCGCCCTCCTCCTACTTCTCCATCTCAATG TTTCTCCCGTGGCGTCGTCCCGGCCGCAGCCACAGGGGCTCGGGAAGGGGCGCCACCACGACCATAACGGGCACAGCGGCAACGACGGGCACCAACACCATCACTCCGACGACTACAACGGGTACAGCTTCTACGTCTTCGGCGACTCCTTCGCCGACAACGGCAACCTCGTCAAGATGAACCCATTATCCGAGCTCAATCGCCAGTGGCGCCCTCCATACAGGGCCAACGGCCGCTTCTCCAACAGCATGGTTGAATCCGACTTCATCG CCTCCATGTTAGGGCAGATGAAATCCCCTCCGGCGCACAGCCTCACGCGCAAGGTCGGCCCGGCCGGCTTGAACTTCGCTGCCGGCGGCTCCGGTGTGTATGACGTGCCGCACACCCACACGCTCGCCAGGCAGATCCACACCTTCCACAAGCTCGTCAAGGACGGAGACATCCACCAAGAGCGCCTCGCATCAAAATCCGTCGCGCTCGTCGCCGTCTCCGGCAACGACTACGCCCGCCTCCCCGCCGACACCAAAAGCTTCGCCGAGGTGGACGATTTCGCCAAGAATGTGGCCGAGGAGATCGCGGCGAATGTGCGGCGCCTAAAGGACATCGGCATGCAGAAGGTGCTCGTCAACAACCTCTTCCCTTTCGGCTGCGCGCCGTCGCAGACCAGGGCGTACAACCACACCCGCTGCAACGAGCGGCGCAACCTGGCCGCCACACTCCACAACCACCACCatgccaagaagctggccgacatGGAGGACGTGCTGGTGGTAGACCTGAACGCCGCCTTCAGCATGGTCCTCCGGGACGACGGGAGCGTTGACATCGCCAATCTCTTTAGGGAGAAGCTTGTGCCGTGTTGCGAGAGCACGGACCCCAAGGGGTACTGCGGGCAGGTAGACCCGGAGACGTTGGATCCGCTCTACGACGTGTGCGACGAACCCCACGTGTTCTTCTTTTGGGATGAGATGAACCCGACCATGGTCGGGTGGCAGGCCGTCATGGGCCCGCTCGACTTCCCCATCAGAAAGTTCCTAGGCCTTGTTAAGTAG
- the LOC123117184 gene encoding GDSL esterase/lipase At5g03610-like produces MNLPVIACVLLLLLDLNVSPVEPSRPQGLAKGRHTPGKGNHHGHSGHSGDDGHQHDHSDDYNGYSFYVFGDSFADNGNLVKMNPRSELNRQWRYPYGLSGRFSNSLVQSDLIAYMLGQKKSPPAHRLTRKVGKAGLNFAAGGSGVFDAPDTQTLARQIHTFHKLVKDGDIDQDRLASKSVALVAVSGNDYARLPADTKSFAEVDDFARKVVEEIAFNVRRLQDIGVEKVLVNNLHPFGCSPSETRAYNHTRCNERRNLAATLHNHHLADELAGMDDVLLLDLNAAFSNVVRHYNDDGDGDIIPNLFREKLAPCCESTDPKGYCGQVDTEKLEPLYKVCDNPNYFFFWDEMNPTMVGWQAVMGPLDHPIRKFLGLIR; encoded by the exons ATGAATCTCCCGGTGATCGCCTGTGTCCTCCTCCTACTTCTCGATCTCAATG TTTCTCCCGTGGAGCCGTCCCGGCCGCAGGGGCTCGCGAAGGGGCGCCACACGCCCGGAAAGGGGAACCACCACGGCCATAGCGGGCACAGCGGCGACGACGGGCACCAACACGACCACTCCGACGACTACAACGGGTACAGCTTCTACGTCTTCGGCGACTCCTTTGCCGACAACGGCAACCTCGTCAAGATGAACCCAAGATCCGAGCTCAATCGCCAGTGGCGCTATCCCTATGGCTTATCCGGCCGCTTCTCCAACAGCTTGGTTCAGTCCGACCTCATCG CCTACATGCTAGGGCAGAAAAAGTCCCCTCCGGCGCACAGGCTCACGCGCAAGGTCGGCAAGGCTGGATTGAACTTCGCCGCCGGCGGCTCCGGCGTGTTTGACGCACCGGACACCCAGACGCTCGCCAGGCAGATCCACACCTTCCACAAGCTCGTCAAGGACGGAGACATCGACCAGGACCGCCTCGCGTCCAAATCCGTCGCGCTCGTCGCCGTCTCCGGCAACGACTACGCCCGCCTTCCCGCCGACACCAAGAGCTTCGCCGAGGTGGATGATTTCGCCAGGAAGGTGGTGGAGGAGATCGCGTTTAACGTGCGGCGCCTGCAAGACATCGGCGTGGAGAAGGTGCTCGTCAACAACCTCCACCCTTTCGGATGCTCGCCGTCGGAGACCAGGGCGTACAACCACACGCGCTGCAATGAGCGGCGCAACCTGGCCGCCACGCTCCACAACCACCACCTCGCCGACGAGCTGGCCGGCATGGACGACGTGCTGCTGCTCGACCTCAACGCCGCCTTCAGCAACGTCGTCCGGCACTACAACGATGACGGGGACGGCGACATCATTCCCAATCTCTTCAGGGAGAAGCTGGCGCCGTGCTGCGAGAGCACCGACCCCAAGGGCTACTGCGGGCAGGTCGACACGGAGAAGTTGGAACCCCTCTACAAGGTGTGCGACAACCCCAACTATTTCTTCTTTTGGGACGAGATGAACCCCACCATGGTCGGGTGGCAGGCCGTCATGGGCCCGCTCGATCACCCCATCAGGAAGTTCTTAGGGCTCATTAGGTAG